A window of the Chloroflexus sp. Y-396-1 genome harbors these coding sequences:
- the glgB gene encoding 1,4-alpha-glucan branching protein GlgB — protein sequence MSDTEQPKRPPRKQRVSTENTPPSPVATASDSPMAASEEPSAATRAMMTSILSEDDIYLFNQGTHYRLYDKFGAQPVTIDGVPGTYFAVWAPNAEYVAVIGDWNNWDAGANPLRQRGFSGVWEGFIPHVGKGMRYKFHIASRYYGYREDKTDPFGSYFEVAPQTAAIVWDRNYTWSDQQWMSERGRRHRFDAPISIYEVHLGSWRRKPEEDNRPLNYRELAHELAEHVKECGFTHVELLPVTEHPFYGSWGYQSTGMFAPTSRYGTPQDFMYFVDYLHQNGIGVILDWVPSHFPTDGHGLAYFDGTHLYEHADPRKGYHPDWGSYIYNYGRNEVRSFLISSALCWLDKFHIDGLRVDAVASMLYLDYSRRPGEWIPNEYGGNENLEAISFLRELNTQIYKYYPDVQTFAEESTAWPMVSRPVYVGGLGFGFKWDMGWMHDTLQYFRRDPIYRRFHHNELTFRGLYMFSENYVLPLSHDEVVHGKGSLLDKMAGDVWQKFANLRLLYSYMFAQPGKKLLFMGGEFGQWREWSHDTSLDWHLMMFPSHQGVQRLISDLNRLYRTEPALHELDCDPRGFEWVDANDTDASVYSFLRKSRAGEHILIVLNATPVVREDYRIGVPFGGWWRELLNSDSEYYWGSGQGNAGGVMAEAVPSHGREFSLRLRLPPLGALFLKHSG from the coding sequence ATGAGTGACACCGAACAACCAAAACGCCCCCCTCGTAAACAACGAGTATCAACTGAAAATACACCTCCGTCGCCAGTTGCAACCGCATCAGATTCACCGATGGCCGCCAGTGAAGAACCTTCAGCCGCGACTCGAGCAATGATGACCAGCATTCTCAGCGAGGATGACATCTACCTGTTCAATCAGGGAACCCATTACCGACTGTACGATAAGTTTGGCGCTCAACCGGTAACGATTGACGGCGTTCCCGGTACCTATTTTGCGGTGTGGGCGCCCAATGCCGAATATGTGGCCGTGATTGGCGATTGGAACAACTGGGATGCCGGCGCCAATCCACTGCGCCAGCGCGGATTTTCAGGCGTATGGGAAGGTTTTATCCCGCACGTCGGCAAAGGCATGCGCTATAAGTTCCATATCGCTTCACGCTACTACGGCTACCGTGAAGACAAGACCGATCCCTTCGGGAGTTACTTTGAAGTAGCTCCCCAGACGGCAGCTATCGTCTGGGATCGCAACTACACCTGGTCGGATCAGCAGTGGATGAGTGAACGTGGTCGGCGTCATCGGTTTGACGCCCCGATTTCTATCTACGAGGTGCACCTCGGTTCCTGGCGGCGCAAGCCAGAAGAGGACAACCGTCCGCTCAATTATCGCGAACTGGCCCACGAGCTAGCTGAGCATGTGAAAGAATGTGGGTTTACTCACGTTGAATTACTGCCGGTCACCGAACACCCCTTCTACGGATCGTGGGGGTATCAATCAACCGGTATGTTTGCACCCACCAGCCGTTACGGAACGCCGCAAGATTTTATGTACTTCGTAGATTACCTGCATCAAAATGGGATCGGTGTGATCCTCGACTGGGTACCCAGCCATTTTCCCACCGATGGTCATGGCCTGGCGTATTTCGATGGCACCCACCTGTACGAACATGCCGATCCGCGCAAAGGCTACCATCCTGATTGGGGAAGCTACATTTACAACTACGGTCGGAACGAAGTACGCAGCTTCCTGATCAGTTCAGCCCTCTGCTGGCTCGATAAGTTTCACATTGACGGGCTGCGGGTTGATGCGGTAGCAAGTATGCTCTACCTTGACTACTCGCGCCGCCCCGGTGAGTGGATTCCAAATGAATATGGCGGGAATGAGAATCTGGAGGCCATTAGCTTCCTGCGCGAGTTGAACACCCAAATCTACAAATATTATCCCGATGTCCAGACATTTGCCGAAGAAAGCACTGCCTGGCCAATGGTTTCACGTCCGGTCTATGTTGGTGGGTTAGGGTTCGGCTTCAAGTGGGATATGGGCTGGATGCACGATACACTCCAGTATTTCCGTCGTGATCCGATCTACCGCCGCTTTCACCACAACGAGCTAACCTTCCGTGGTCTCTATATGTTCAGCGAAAACTACGTGTTGCCCCTTTCACACGATGAGGTTGTGCACGGGAAGGGATCGCTACTTGATAAAATGGCCGGCGATGTCTGGCAAAAGTTTGCTAATTTGCGCTTGCTATACAGTTACATGTTCGCTCAGCCCGGCAAAAAGTTACTCTTTATGGGTGGTGAGTTCGGACAATGGCGGGAATGGTCGCACGATACTAGTCTCGACTGGCATCTGATGATGTTTCCTTCGCATCAGGGAGTGCAGCGTCTGATCAGCGATCTCAATCGTCTTTACCGCACCGAGCCTGCTCTCCATGAGCTGGATTGCGATCCACGCGGCTTTGAATGGGTCGATGCCAATGATACCGATGCGAGTGTTTATAGCTTTTTGCGCAAGAGTCGTGCTGGTGAACATATTCTGATTGTCCTTAATGCGACGCCGGTCGTTCGTGAAGATTATCGGATTGGAGTGCCGTTCGGTGGTTGGTGGCGTGAACTCTTGAACAGCGACTCTGAGTATTATTGGGGGAGTGGTCAGGGGAATGCCGGTGGCGTGATGGCTGAAGCGGTTCCAAGCCATGGTCGGGAATTTTCGTTACGGTTGCGTTTACCGCCGCTAGGAGCGTTGTTCTTAAAACATAGTGGTTAA
- the treZ gene encoding malto-oligosyltrehalose trehalohydrolase, with translation MFHLPLPGAIFRDDGTTTFTLWAPSADRVELVLLDPTFQTIPMQPIGYDCWHVVTTAPPGTRYRYRLDGSRERPDPASRCQPEGVHGPSAVIDHHFVWHDEAWQGVALADLVIYELHVGTFTPEGTFEAIIPYLPLLRDLGITAIELMPVAHFPGVRNWGYDGVYLYAPHTAYGGVTGLKRLVDAAHAHGLAVLLDVVYNHFGPEGNYLWDIAPPAFTDRYRTPWGAAINYDGPDSDLVRWLIIENALEWLREYHIDGFRLDATHAIFDVSPYHVLEELADQVQAQAQRLGRPAYLFAEHPLNDPRFARPKALGGYGLTGIWSDDFHHALHTLLTGEQSGYYKGFGSIEQMATALERSFVFAGEYSPHARRRFGRDPGDLAVEQFVVFAQNHDQVGNRALGDRLGATLTEAQLRLAAATVLLSPYTPLIFMGEEYNEPAPFQYFTDHSDPALIASVREGRKREFAGFLTPGQEVPDPQDPATFARSKLNHALRTSGRHAAHQAFYRDLLTLRRALPGLRQRPRTRIQRRVIVVEWPTICLVLNVGPDPDQIDLPADSWNIRLDSADPAFATLNGTTVTCAGYSAVLLTATS, from the coding sequence ATGTTTCATCTTCCCTTGCCTGGCGCGATCTTTCGTGACGATGGCACAACAACTTTTACCTTATGGGCACCATCTGCGGATCGAGTAGAACTGGTGCTCCTCGATCCGACGTTCCAAACGATCCCGATGCAGCCGATTGGCTATGATTGCTGGCACGTCGTCACAACTGCTCCACCGGGTACACGGTACCGTTATCGACTTGATGGTAGCCGTGAGCGGCCCGATCCGGCCTCGCGCTGTCAGCCAGAAGGCGTCCATGGCCCTTCGGCAGTGATAGATCATCACTTCGTCTGGCACGATGAAGCCTGGCAAGGCGTTGCGCTTGCCGATCTAGTCATTTACGAACTCCATGTCGGCACCTTCACACCAGAAGGAACCTTTGAGGCGATCATCCCCTACCTGCCGTTACTGCGCGATCTAGGAATTACAGCGATTGAACTCATGCCGGTCGCACACTTTCCTGGGGTGCGTAACTGGGGATACGATGGGGTGTATCTGTACGCGCCACATACTGCCTACGGCGGCGTCACCGGGCTAAAGCGCCTGGTTGATGCGGCGCACGCACACGGACTGGCCGTTTTGCTCGATGTGGTCTACAACCATTTTGGCCCGGAAGGGAACTATCTGTGGGATATTGCGCCACCAGCGTTTACCGACCGCTACCGGACACCGTGGGGAGCAGCGATTAATTACGACGGCCCGGACAGTGATCTGGTGCGCTGGTTGATCATCGAAAACGCACTCGAATGGCTCCGTGAATACCATATTGATGGCTTTCGTCTCGATGCCACACACGCCATTTTTGATGTATCACCCTACCATGTGCTCGAAGAGCTAGCCGATCAGGTTCAGGCGCAGGCCCAACGGTTGGGGCGTCCGGCGTATCTCTTTGCCGAGCACCCATTGAACGATCCACGTTTCGCTCGTCCAAAGGCGCTCGGGGGGTATGGCCTTACCGGCATTTGGTCAGACGATTTTCACCACGCACTTCATACACTGTTGACCGGAGAACAGAGTGGTTATTACAAAGGTTTCGGAAGCATCGAGCAGATGGCGACTGCACTTGAGCGGAGTTTCGTCTTTGCCGGCGAATATTCGCCCCATGCCCGCCGTCGGTTTGGCCGCGATCCTGGCGATCTGGCGGTTGAACAGTTTGTTGTCTTCGCGCAAAATCACGATCAGGTCGGGAATCGAGCACTTGGTGATCGCCTGGGAGCGACGTTAACCGAAGCGCAACTACGCTTGGCAGCGGCAACTGTGCTACTTAGTCCGTATACACCGTTAATCTTCATGGGCGAAGAGTACAACGAGCCGGCGCCATTCCAATATTTCACCGATCACAGTGATCCGGCGCTGATCGCTAGTGTACGTGAAGGCAGGAAACGTGAATTTGCCGGTTTCCTGACGCCAGGCCAGGAAGTTCCCGACCCACAAGACCCGGCAACGTTCGCTCGCTCGAAACTGAATCATGCCTTACGTACAAGTGGGCGACACGCGGCCCATCAGGCCTTCTACCGTGATCTGCTGACGCTGCGGCGGGCGTTACCCGGATTGCGGCAGCGGCCGCGTACCAGGATACAGAGACGGGTAATCGTGGTAGAATGGCCTACGATCTGTCTGGTACTCAATGTTGGCCCTGATCCAGATCAGATCGATCTTCCTGCCGACTCATGGAACATCCGGCTCGATAGTGCCGATCCGGCGTTTGCAACCCTTAACGGAACGACCGTCACCTGTGCTGGCTATAGTGCAGTACTGTTAACAGCGACTTCATAA
- a CDS encoding DUF3536 domain-containing protein → MAERLICIHGHFYQPPRENPWLEAIEQQDSAYPYHDWNERITAECYEQNAASRILDSQNQIVRIVNNYSRISFNFGPTLLTWLAEHAPEVYQAILTADRESQHYFGAGSAMAQCYNHIIMPLASRRDKVTQVVWGIQDFKYRFGRHPEGMWLPETAVDLETLDIMATHGIHFTILAPTQASHVRKIGEMIWHDVSGGRIDPTQPYLVKLPEGRSITVFFYDGPVARAVAFERLLSSGIGFANRLAGIFNDQRPWPQLAHIATDGETYGHHHRHGDMALAYALHYIEETKLAKLTNYAAYLQQYRPTHEVQIIERTSWSCAHGVGRWMSDCGCNTGGNPGWNQAWRAPLRQALDWLRDTLAPRFEGFARRLLLDPWVARDDYINVILNRSPENVAAFIGRHGRGRLDDGQRIAVLKLMELQRHLMLMYTSCGWFFDDLSGIETIQIMMYAGRAIQLAHELFGEDVEPEFLDRLAQARSNIPARGNGRDLYERHVRPAMVNLRKVGAHYAMKTLFNGVGEREQIYAYTVDREDYHLLLAGKARLALGRIRIQSTITGDSTRLSFGVLHLGDHNISGGVREYQGEASYRQLVEELSELFLRADIPGVIRMVDRNFGQEQYSLKLLFGDEQRQILQRILTSSLAEAEAAYRQIYENHAPLMRFLASMGMPVPREFQIAAEFAINTELRRLFESEPLDFDRINSLLREAQRSGVTLDSAGLSYALSRTIRSIGERFQRTPGDRNLLSQLDAAVGLARALPFEVDVWHAQNTYYALLQTVYPQMSAEAGEGYADAHAWLRLFRALGVKLRFRLPPGEP, encoded by the coding sequence ATGGCCGAGCGGCTGATTTGCATTCACGGCCATTTCTATCAACCACCGCGTGAAAATCCGTGGTTGGAAGCGATTGAACAGCAAGACTCGGCATACCCCTATCACGACTGGAACGAGCGCATTACCGCCGAGTGCTACGAACAAAATGCAGCTTCGCGCATCCTGGATAGTCAGAACCAGATTGTGCGGATTGTGAATAATTATAGTCGGATCAGCTTCAATTTTGGCCCAACGTTACTAACGTGGCTGGCAGAGCATGCACCGGAGGTGTATCAGGCGATTTTGACTGCCGACCGCGAGAGTCAGCACTATTTCGGGGCTGGCTCAGCGATGGCTCAGTGTTACAACCATATTATTATGCCGCTGGCCTCACGGCGTGACAAGGTAACGCAAGTCGTCTGGGGGATTCAAGACTTCAAGTATCGGTTTGGCCGTCATCCTGAAGGAATGTGGCTTCCCGAAACAGCGGTTGATCTCGAAACCCTCGACATTATGGCCACCCACGGCATTCACTTTACCATTCTGGCGCCAACCCAGGCCAGCCATGTACGCAAGATTGGGGAAATGATCTGGCATGACGTTAGTGGTGGGCGAATTGATCCGACCCAGCCGTATCTGGTGAAGTTACCGGAAGGGCGATCTATAACGGTCTTCTTCTACGATGGCCCGGTGGCGCGTGCTGTCGCATTCGAGCGGCTGCTGAGCAGCGGAATTGGTTTTGCCAATCGCCTGGCCGGTATCTTCAATGATCAGCGACCATGGCCACAACTGGCGCATATTGCAACCGATGGCGAAACCTACGGTCATCACCATCGTCACGGTGATATGGCGCTGGCGTATGCGCTACATTATATCGAAGAGACCAAACTGGCGAAACTGACCAATTATGCCGCGTATTTACAGCAGTATCGACCAACGCATGAAGTCCAGATTATTGAACGTACCTCGTGGAGCTGTGCGCACGGTGTCGGACGCTGGATGAGCGATTGCGGCTGTAATACCGGCGGTAATCCGGGCTGGAACCAGGCCTGGCGTGCTCCGTTACGACAAGCCCTCGACTGGTTACGCGATACGCTTGCACCACGCTTCGAGGGCTTTGCCCGCCGCCTCCTCCTGGATCCGTGGGTAGCACGCGACGACTACATCAACGTGATCCTGAATCGTTCGCCAGAGAATGTAGCTGCATTTATCGGGCGCCACGGACGCGGACGGCTCGACGATGGTCAGCGTATCGCGGTACTAAAGTTGATGGAGTTGCAGCGCCATCTGATGCTGATGTATACCTCGTGCGGCTGGTTTTTTGATGATCTGAGCGGGATCGAAACGATCCAGATCATGATGTACGCTGGTCGGGCCATCCAACTGGCGCACGAGTTATTCGGTGAAGATGTTGAGCCGGAATTTCTCGACCGACTCGCGCAGGCACGCAGTAACATCCCGGCTCGTGGTAATGGCCGTGATCTCTACGAACGTCACGTGCGTCCGGCGATGGTTAATCTTCGCAAGGTAGGAGCACACTACGCCATGAAAACGCTCTTCAATGGCGTCGGCGAACGAGAACAGATCTACGCTTATACGGTTGATCGCGAAGATTATCATCTGTTGTTGGCCGGAAAAGCACGGCTAGCTCTAGGCCGGATTCGGATCCAGTCAACGATCACCGGCGACTCAACACGGCTCAGCTTCGGCGTTTTGCATCTGGGTGATCACAATATTTCGGGCGGTGTCCGTGAATATCAGGGTGAAGCATCGTACCGCCAATTAGTTGAAGAGCTGAGCGAACTCTTTCTGCGCGCTGATATTCCCGGTGTGATCCGAATGGTGGATCGGAATTTTGGGCAGGAACAGTATTCGCTCAAGCTACTGTTCGGTGATGAGCAACGGCAAATCCTGCAACGCATCCTCACGTCGAGCCTGGCGGAAGCCGAAGCAGCCTATCGTCAGATTTATGAAAATCATGCGCCACTAATGCGCTTTCTGGCCAGCATGGGGATGCCGGTACCGCGTGAGTTTCAAATCGCTGCTGAATTTGCCATCAACACCGAACTTCGTCGCCTGTTCGAGAGCGAACCGCTCGATTTCGATAGGATCAACAGCCTGCTCCGCGAAGCACAACGTTCGGGGGTAACGCTCGATAGCGCCGGTTTGAGCTATGCTCTCTCGCGTACTATTCGCTCGATTGGTGAACGCTTCCAGCGCACGCCTGGCGACCGGAATCTCTTGAGTCAGCTTGACGCTGCTGTTGGGTTGGCACGGGCACTGCCTTTTGAAGTCGACGTCTGGCATGCCCAAAACACGTACTACGCCCTATTACAAACAGTGTATCCGCAGATGAGTGCTGAGGCAGGTGAAGGGTATGCTGATGCCCATGCATGGCTACGCCTCTTCCGGGCGCTCGGTGTCAAATTACGATTTCGCCTGCCACCAGGAGAGCCATGA